The genomic interval CAGATAAAAAACATTTGGAGTAGCATTAGAATGTCTTTTATGTGTTATTTTAGTGCAGATGTTAAGCTGCTTAATGTGAATGCCACTGAATTTTCACCTTTGGCAGCTTGGCATTAATATCCCACAGCATAATTTATTGACCAAGGAATTCAGGACCGGGAGATGTTTTGAGCTGAGCCATCAATGCAAATGTAATGCCAACAGTCTCCTCTAAGCAGTGAGTcattgagttcaaagtaaatttattatcagagtgcatatatgtcactatatgcaaCACTGAGTTTCATTTCCTTGCAAAcgttcacagcagaacaaatacaatagaatcaatgaaaaactgcgcaCAAAGACCGATAggagacaatgtgcaaaagaaaacaaactgtggagattcaaaaaaaattcacaataaagaTAATAAATAgttaatgctgagaacatgagttgtagagtttgtgaaagtgagtccgtagagtGTGAAATCAGTTTGGAGTTGAGTTGGGTGAAGTTAGCTGTGCTGGTGTAGGAACCTGacagttgaagggtaatagctgtacctgaacctggtggtgtgggcctcaagctccttcccaatggcagaagtgagaagagagcatggctttatGGTGGGGATCTTTAACGATGGATGAGTGGGACTGTTGCCTATGGAGATCAGCAATTGGAGTTGACCGTATCATTCAATACCAAGGGGGTGCTTCACTGCTGACAATGCCACCTTTTCAAGCAGACATTATACTGTAATCTCCACACAagtcatttccctccacagatgctgcccgactctCTGAGCTCTTCCACCAGTTGTGGagtcatgcagcacagaaacaggccctttggcccatctagtccatgatgaactattattctgcttagtcccatcgacctgcacccggatTATAgtcctccatgcccctcccatcaatatccctatccaaacttgtcttaaatgttgaaattgaacctgcatccaccacttctgctgaaggttcgttccacactttcaccaccttTTGAGTGACGATCcccctcaggttctccttaagcatttcacctttcactcttaaaccatgacctctagttgtagtctcacccagcttcagtgaaaaaagccaaactataccactcataattttatataattctatcaaatcaccctcattctcctgtgctctcgggcaggggttcccaacttcttttatgccatggaccctgtgCTGGGAACTCCTGCTAGGGAATAAGTCTGTAATCTATttagcctttccctataacaAAGTCCCGGttacatccctgtaaattttgcCTGTGccatttcaatcttattgattctTCCCCGTAGGTAGACAAtttcaaattagacctcaccaatgtcttatacaacttcaacataacatcccaattcctgtactcaatatttaaGAAGACCaaggtgccaaaagctctctttacgaccttaTCTACCCGTGACACCACTATCAATAAATTatgcatctgtattcccaggtcatGTTTTTGTTCCTGCTTAATACGTGTGGCTTTGGGAAATCAGTGTGGGCAGTTTTACAGGCAACTGCTGTAACAATTGAAGCACAGCAAGATTCCGCGATCAAAGTGTGTATAATGACTTGGTTCTATGTGATTGGGGgtcattgagagagagagagcgaaagtgTTCATGACGCTAGGGAGGTCCTAAAAAGGAAATTCAGATCTTTTAGATATATCTGAGCCAGAAGGCGAGACATTTGAAGAAGTTGAATAGCTttgtttgtcacgtgtacattgaaacatcagacttacagtgaaatgtgccattcgTATCAAATTAAATTAGTGAGAATTGTGctgggcagtccacaagtgttgccatgcttctggctcAGCACAACACGTCCACAACTCTCTAATCTAATCCATACACAGAAGGTAGcccacaaggtcacagggagaacatacagactccttagaaACAGTGGTGGGATCTAAACCCGACCTTATATCTGGCTGTGGGAAAGTGTGACAATCACCGCTTTGCTACTGTGCAGCCCTACTTCAATGTCTCATGTTTATAACAACACCCCTGATGATGCAGCACTCCCTCAGGTCCAAATTGAGAATGCCAACCTAGGTTTACCTGGAGTGGGatttgaacacaagagattctgcagatgctggaaatcaagggcaacacacacaaaatgcttgaggaactcagcagatcaggcagcttctatgcagaggaatgaacagctgatgtttcagcctgaggcccttcatcaagactggaaaggaagagggaagaacgttgggggagaggggaaggagtacaaactggcaggtgataggtggaggcgggtgagggggaaggtggatgggtgggggaatCAAGATATTTGAAGTCTAGACCTTTGAATTCCAAGGTGCAAGAGCTACCCATTGAGCCACAGATCACAGTTAACTAAAGATTAGGTACCTACCCATCTCTAAcagcttccttcttctccaaGTCCTGAATGACATCCAGTAAAACTTTAATGGTCTGCTGGCTGGTATGTAGGACATCCTCCATGTTCtgcagcctggattggagggaAGTGATTTCACACTGAGTAGTCCGTCCTGACTTGGCCCCCTGGTTCCCAGCTGCGCTGGCCGACTCTGTCACATTGGCCTGAGGATTTTGGCCACCGGGCACCAGTTCCAGTCTGTTGTCCGGATGCAGCAAGAGCCCTGACTGGCTGCCCTGGTTGGCATCTTCCCTGGGTTGGGCAGCAAGACTTGCGGGTGGCTGCACCGGCTCGTTTTGAGGCTGGGTCACTTTGGGTGAGTCCGCTGCCGGAGCGCAGAGCCGCGGCTGTTCAGTTCTGTGGGAGATGCTGGGCTGTTTGGGATTGAGTGGAGTCTTCAAGCATGACCTGGGAAAGGAGCAAGCCTGGTCCTTAGGAAGAGGCTGATTCGGGTGAGTTGGGTTAGACTCCGCCTTTGGGTACTCTAAGTGGTTACTATCCAAGTCCTGTCGCGGTGCATTGAGTCTACTGCACGTGCCCTGTTTGAGGGGGCAGTGGTCCACGTCGTTGTCTTTAGATGGAGGCGGACTCCCCTTGGAGATGGATGGGCAGAGGTTTCTCACCCCCTGTGCGGCACAGTGTGGCCAGGCGATGGGTGCACTGAGATCCCCCTCTGAAGGGGTACCAGCCATGGCCTTGCCCGCGGTTCCTTCCCCGGCGCGCTGGCACTCGGTGGAGCTGTCAGAGTTGGAGTCTGGGCAGGCCTTCTCCCGGCACTGAGCATGAGGCTTCCCGTTGAGGGCtgtctcccccaccctctctggCCCACCTACCCGCTTGCCTTCACCCTCCTCATCCTCTGCACCCCCCACCACTGGCTCCGCTGACCCcacctcatcctccatctcttccTCACCCCCAgcctcccctccctttccccgCTCGCTGAGGTCAGCGGAGCCCCTGTTTCTGAGGCGGAAGTCTGGGAAGTGCTTGCGGAGGGCAGGCGAGGTTTGGATGGCTGTGCTGGTGCTGGTGGAGACCCGTCGGGGATTGGGGAGGGTGAGCGAGCAAGGCCGAGGGGGCGGCCACCTGCCCGGGGTGGCCTGGCTGCTGGCTGAACCAGGCCTCTGGGGGCTGGCCGACGCCTCTGCCTGTTCGGCCTGTGCTTCTGGGcttttcctccctccccctctcccccatcctcctccttccccaccacccCCTTCCTCCCCCCCGTCTGTAGGGCCATCCAACAGGTCCTTAAACCGCACCTGCTGGGCCCTGTGCTTGCGGCGGTGCTGGGGCTGCTGGTCGCCCGAAGAGCCGGCAGGCTCCCGCCTCAGCAGCGCAGAGCGGACGGTAGTGGCCCGCTCCGAgctggagaggccactggaagccAGCGGGCGGCTCGTCTCCCTGCTGACCATGATCCCCCACCCTTCCCTGCCctttttcccttccctctctgCCCTCTTCCCCTAATGACGACCCACAGAGAAACAACGTGCCCACCCCCTTCCCTTCTATCCCACCCACACACCCTTCCCCTCCCTTTCCACCTCGTAAACACCCCTCCCCCTGAAGGACTTTAGGATCCTGGGAATAGCCAAGGAGGAAGATGTGACTCCCCAGAGGGCATTCCCCCACCCCAGCAATCCTGCACCTTAAGTGGACCTTTCCTGCGTGAGATTCGGACGGGGACTGCCCTCCTGAGTGTACCCTCTCCCTCCAAGATATGGGCTCAGGGCCTAGGGGTAAAGAAGCAATCGGTGTTCCTGAGgtacattccccctccccccacccccccaaccctgcCACccgacccccacccccaccccaactccCCCACAGGTGAAAGCTCGACTGATCAAACGCGATGTGGCGCAGAAGgggaggtggggtggtgggtgagggggTCTGGCCAGAGTTTGATGTCGCGTTCAGTGGCCCCCTCCAACAGACACTTTTGGGGGCCGGTGGCTCAGGCAGGACCGGGGTGCTGGCAGGCTCCTCGGCTCGGCAGCCGCCGTCACGTCGGGCTGGGGGCTCTCGCTGGGCAGGCGGGCCGGCTGGTCGAACTGTGTCATCTTCCCCTGCCGCTCTGCCCCCTCTCGgcggacattgggggggggggggttggtggtgggGGCTGAGCGATGCCGTCCGGTCCTGTTCTTGGGGGATGTCACTGCCTGTCCACCTCTGGCTGGAATTCACTGCTGACTGGTCAGGACCTAggcagaaagggagggagagagaaaagtgaACATTAGTGCACCCTGGGTCACCTTTACCAAACATAATGCAGCCAAAACAGAACTGGGCACTGCTGGGACTCCAGACACTGGGTTACAGGGAGATGTTAGACAGTATAGGATTTCATTCCCTGCAGTAAGAGACTGAAATGTGATGTAATAGAGGCTTTGAGAAGGGGTCATCCTTCACtgaggaccctcatcatccaggacatggcctcttctcatttgGAGgtggaacagaagcctgaagacccacactcagcattttaggaacagcttctcctctgtTGTCAActttctaaaaggacattgaacccatgaacactacctcactattccttgtttacatcatctctctctctctctctgatattCTGTATATTACACATATTACACGCAGTGGTGGTGTAGAGGCAGTTTCATTGGACTTTGGGCCAGTGAGTCCCAGGTTTGAATCTGGCCAGCCCCTTGcaagctttccatctgtgctgtgtttagtattgagctagcaactcagcctagTAAAAAACAGATAACACTAAAGAAACAGCAGGGTTTCCACCCTATGTGCCACTGAGGCACGGAAGGACGTATATATACACTgccagcaatccctgatttaaccctaacctaaccacaggacaatttacaatgatcaattagcctactaaccagtacgtccttggtctgtgggagaaaattggaatacctggaggaaacccccaTGGTCTAAGGCaggacatataaactccttatagggaagtggcaagaattgaaccagggttgctCATACTGTGAAGTGCTGTGCTAACCTGCACTGTCTGTATATTTATTTGTCTGTATATCTGTCTGTCTACTGTATGTATCTATCTGATTCATCTGTCAATTtgtgttcattcattcatttacttatttattgtaactcataacaattttaatgtcttgcactgcaGTGtttaaacaacagatttcatgacatatgtcagtgattattAAACTGATTTTGATTATCATTCTGATTCTAAAATCATGAatggcatagataaggtgaatgcacagtctttttccccaggATTAGTCATTCATGAACctgagggcatggatttaagggaagagatttactaggaGCTTGAGGGGCAGTTCTTTTTACACAAAGGGTGTTATCTattctcagtggccagtttatttgGTACAACTGGACACTTACTTATTGTTgcaaaatctaatcagccaatcatgtggcagcaactcaatgcaaaaacgcatgcagacatggtcaagaggttcagttggtgttcagaccaaacatcagcatgggcaagaaatgtgatctaagtgactttgactgtggaatggttgttggtgccagatagggtggtttgagtgtctcaggctacatccacactagactggataattttggaaacaccggtttcgcgtaaaaacgatagatgtccacactatgcgtttttgaaaatatctctatccacattgaaatggagatttcagcAAATCttctcctgcgcatgcgcaggacacatctaccaaaaacaagcgatatgtttggtgtcgaatatcgccgtaaaagtgcgtgtttgtgtagttacagactagaaaaacttaaaacgacagacagctgttggctttcgcgcaagagaatttaaaagtaaaaaaaaaacaaatactggagtgtatggaggcaactgatAGGGAGTTCACGGatagattgacccggctgacaacgaacactgaaaaactgacaaactctgttgcattaataaagcaccttgttaaatgtataaaacatgtctgcatcagtgttatcttgtatttccatacaatgttacattaggttgttacacatctattgtcagagaagtacttgcataaataggtaaaccaccttcatacgagcaaggacagaaaacagggcaaagtgagtatacttatttattcagtaagttatgggtcaaagtatttggtgagtacacttCTGACTCTCCTGtcttcagtcttgttgccatctgttctgaaattgttaggttgcgttcaagaaaacattgAAATGGCACTCtgccatctgacagcgttttcagaagtctccggttaccctgtccacactgatctgcccgagcagcgttttcaaaactacccaccctggaaagtgtttctgaaaaaCTCTGGTTTCAGGGCACGAAAATGCCgatttagtgtggacggagggtaaaaatgaagagaaaaagcttcagttatggatttatccggtgtagtgtggacgtagcctcagaaactgctgatctcctggggttttcacagatcattctctggagtttacagagaatggttcaaTAAACAAGCAACATCCAGTGGGCAGCAATTCTGTGGTTGACaaggatcagaggagaatggtcagattggttcaaactgacagaaagacaacagaggtgtgcagaagtccatctctgaatggacaatattgaaccttgaagtggatgggctacagaggcagaagaccatgaacagacACTCCGTGACCACTTTGTGAGGGTCAGGAGGCATTGTTTGCAGTCTTGTCACCTCCCTACATGAAAGATATCAACTggtttgaaagagcacagagaataTTTGCAAAGGTTTTGGCAGGACAAGAGGATCTGCATTATAGGGAAAGACTGaacatgttaggactttattctctggagcacaGAAGAACGGAGTGACTTTTGCAGAAGTGTACAAAATtaagaggagtatagacagagtgaatgcatgtAGGTTTTCTCCACCCTTGAGTTGGGTGGTATTAGAACAGGAGGTTATAGGTCATgggaagttcttcactcagagggtgttgcgAGAAAGGAATgtcgccagtggaagtggtagaaacCAGTTCCATTGTAACTTCTCAGAAAAGATTAGGTGCACGAAAGGGAGAGGTACAGAGGACCATGATCTGGGTGCAGCTAGATGCGATGAGACAGAAGACCAGATAGCACACTTTAGATGGGCGAATGGGCCTATTTCTGTTGTCTCATTTCTATGACTGAAGTATATTCATGAACTTAATCATTTTAAGTACTTGACTACAAGACTTAGGCTTACTGCAGCAAAGATACAAGCAGATGTATTACAGAGCAGGACTTATCCCATCACTAAATTCTAAGATCTAATCACAGGGAAGATGTGAGCCTAATAATCTGAAATGAAGAGCAAGTAGCTGACTGGATTATCACAGCACAAGAGGCCTGTTGCACCTGAGAAATCTCAGGCTTCTGACAATCTCAGCTTTAAATTTGATGGTTGTTGGTTGACGTTCTGTCTCAGAAAACTTAAGAGTCATGGAAAGATACCACATGAAAATAGTACCTTAGGCTCACCAAATCCACTTCCACCGTAAATGGCCTATTTCCACTTATCAGGGACTAATCCCatttcaaaatcaaaatcagagtTGTTATCGGTAACTTAGattatgtgaaatttgttgttcagtGGCAACAGCACAGTGTAAAGACAAAACTAACAGAGCTTAAAAAAGTTAAACAAATAGCATTAAAAAGGACTAATAAGGTTGCTCTCATGGAGGAGAAGAAGGGGAAGCAGCCCATTTTAGGGGGCCATTCAAAAGTCTTATTACGATGgtttagaagctgtccttcaatCTGGAGGGATAtgctttctgattttattttctgcCGATGGGAGTGGAGGGAAGAGAAAATGTcttcttccccaccttcttaatctaaCTTCTCATCATTTATCTCCAGTCCAGGCGAAAGGTCTGGGTGGGGCAAATTTTTGATTATGTAGGCTGATTTACCAAAACAGTGAGAAGTAtaggcagagtccatagaggggaggctgtgatCCGCTGATctgtgcccacaactccctgcagcCTTTTGTGCTCACAGGCAAAAcaaaaacacatacaaaatgctgcaggaaggcagccaggcagcacctgtggaaaagagtTCCTTCACTCCACCTTTTtaatctgacttctcatcttttttcctccagtcctgatgaagtgtcttggcctggaacatccactgtttactcttttccatagatgctgcctggcctgctgaatgcattttctgtgtgttgcttggattttcagcttctgcagaTATTCTTGTGTTTGTAATAATCTGAATAGGATGCTTTCAATGTATAGTAACTTTGTAAAATATATGCCGCATAtaaaatacaggagcctcaggtttcacaccaccaggttcaggaacatttattaccccttgaccatcagtctcttgaaccaaaggagataacttcacttgctccatcactgcaatgttcccataaccaatggactcactttcaaggactcttcatctcatgttctcaatacttattgtgtACTTATTCT from Hypanus sabinus isolate sHypSab1 chromosome 3, sHypSab1.hap1, whole genome shotgun sequence carries:
- the LOC132391942 gene encoding INSYN2B protein-like; translation: MVSRETSRPLASSGLSSSERATTVRSALLRREPAGSSGDQQPQHRRKHRAQQVRFKDLLDGPTDGGEEGGASSQATPGRWPPPRPCSLTLPNPRRVSTSTSTAIQTSPALRKHFPDFRLRNRGSADLSERGKGGEAGGEEEMEDEVGSAEPVVGGAEDEEGEGKRVGGPERVGETALNGKPHAQCREKACPDSNSDSSTECQRAGEGTAGKAMAGTPSEGDLSAPIAWPHCAAQGVRNLCPSISKGSPPPSKDNDVDHCPLKQGTCSRLNAPRQDLDSNHLEYPKAESNPTHPNQPLPKDQACSFPRSCLKTPLNPKQPSISHRTEQPRLCAPAADSPKVTQPQNEPVQPPASLAAQPREDANQGSQSGLLLHPDNRLELVPGGQNPQANVTESASAAGNQGAKSGRTTQCEITSLQSRLQNMEDVLHTSQQTIKVLLDVIQDLEKKEAVRDGRQSYHTGQDIANCGTCRDCACIIYSVEHDFRQQEGRFHRVLSSLEAEAGQSTEQPATPSKQDQSPIPRQPTRTEPKKSKRKCFWFL